The region TGATATTATAGCTTTAAAATTTTAGCAGGTGAATAGCTTTATTACGTGATAGAAATTTTTTGCGCGAATAAAAATATATCATGACAGAAATTTTTAACAGGAAGGAGAATTAACGCTTGAAAATATTTATCGCCGGAGTCGGTCCCGGACATGTTGACTATATCACTATAGCAGCACTCAACGCCGCAAAAGATTCAGATTTAATCATAATACCGCGTTCAAACATGAATAATTCAGGAATGGCCGAGCATGTTATCTCGCAGTTAATGCCCGGACGCGAAATAATACCGTTATATTGTCCTATGATTAAAGACGAGGCCAAGCGCGATAAAATAATTCTTGAGCAGCTAGAAAAATTTGCACTTAATGAATCACAAAAAATTTTCTTTCCTGTTATAGGCGACTCTGTATTATATTCAACGGGGGCATATTTTATTAAGTCAATCAAGAAATTATTTACTTGTGAAATAAATTTTATACCGGGCATTTCTGCTCATTCGCTGGCAAGTTCAATAGCTAAGAGATTTCTAGCAATGAAGGACGAAATTTTTTCAGTTATTCCCGGAACTGCTGACTCTGACAAAATAAAATCGGCTCTTGAGACATGCGGCTCCGCAGCAATTTACAAGCCCAGCGCAATAACTGACACTAAATTTTTGCTCGAAATTTCACGAAAATGGGAAGTAATAAGAGTCGATTATGCAGGAATTCCCGAACATGAAAAAATTTTAACGGGCTCTGACGCTTTGAATAATTTAAATAATTACATGTCGATAATTTTACTTTATCGCGAATAATATATAAATAAGGGGAGATTTAACCATGAATGCAATAAAAATTTACACTCGAAGCAAGAATTTAGCGGATCTCTTGAATTCATTTGAGGACTGGGAGAAGGCAGACTGCGAAATTTATTCACTCACTGACAGGCCGGAAATTGACGAGCAGGACCCGGAAATCATAAACGTTTTTATATTGACTCAGATTCCCGAAAAAATTTTAATGAATGCACGTTATATATTATGTTCGTCGAATCCTCAAAAACTTTCAGAAATGGATTTAGCCTCACTTTATGATTTATGGCCGATGCCTTTAACGCCGCAATTAATAAGATTTTATTTCAGGACTTTAACCGAGAGACTCAAGAGTGAACTTGAAGATACTTCTTATCAGGAAAAAATTTTAGAGATGGCAAGACAGGATTATTTAACGGGACTGGCGACTCGCTGGTACTTGAACGAATACGCAACCCAGAACGCAAGCGAGGAATTTATCACGTGTATTTATTTGGATCTCGACCATTTCAAAGAAGTAAATGACCAATACGGACACGCCGCAGGAGATAGGGCACTGGCTGCAACTGCTGAAATGATTCAAAACGAGTTTAAGGCCTTTGCTGCGAGAATGGGCGGAGATGAATTCATGATTTTGTTACTCGGTGAACAAGAAAATATTTACGAACGTGTTAATGCTTTCATGGAAAAATTGCTTGATTATTATGATCATGAGGAATCAGACACAATGAAGGCTCTAACAGTCAGCGCAGGAATTGCCCGGAAAGTGAACGGCGAAAATAAATCAATCGAACAATTAATACATGAGGCAGATTTGGCACTATATCAGGCTAAAAAAAACGGCAGAAATCAGGCACAAATTTATTCAAGCGACTTAGAGAATTAATAAAAAAATTATTTGTGATATAATCTCGCGTTTGAGGTGAAAGACATAACATGATTTTATTGTTGAAGACGGCTTTTGCCCTTTTCGCGGGATTAATGATGACAA is a window of Synergistaceae bacterium DNA encoding:
- a CDS encoding precorrin-2 C(20)-methyltransferase; this translates as MKIFIAGVGPGHVDYITIAALNAAKDSDLIIIPRSNMNNSGMAEHVISQLMPGREIIPLYCPMIKDEAKRDKIILEQLEKFALNESQKIFFPVIGDSVLYSTGAYFIKSIKKLFTCEINFIPGISAHSLASSIAKRFLAMKDEIFSVIPGTADSDKIKSALETCGSAAIYKPSAITDTKFLLEISRKWEVIRVDYAGIPEHEKILTGSDALNNLNNYMSIILLYRE
- a CDS encoding GGDEF domain-containing protein, translating into MNAIKIYTRSKNLADLLNSFEDWEKADCEIYSLTDRPEIDEQDPEIINVFILTQIPEKILMNARYILCSSNPQKLSEMDLASLYDLWPMPLTPQLIRFYFRTLTERLKSELEDTSYQEKILEMARQDYLTGLATRWYLNEYATQNASEEFITCIYLDLDHFKEVNDQYGHAAGDRALAATAEMIQNEFKAFAARMGGDEFMILLLGEQENIYERVNAFMEKLLDYYDHEESDTMKALTVSAGIARKVNGENKSIEQLIHEADLALYQAKKNGRNQAQIYSSDLEN